A single window of Malus sylvestris chromosome 5, drMalSylv7.2, whole genome shotgun sequence DNA harbors:
- the LOC126622469 gene encoding probable LRR receptor-like serine/threonine-protein kinase At1g56130 isoform X3, which produces MYNMKMKLMTRILLLCFLSCFWFQLSFAQNATTDPSEVHTRTELTESAVRALNSIFEQWDTQPVPGLWNISGEPCSGSAINGTDFDSPDNNPAIVCDCSYNNNATCHITKLRVQTLFKRGVFPEELLALRYLAVLKIDMNYFKGHLPAFIGKMSALIVLSIGHNSFSGPIPKEIGNLKELNMLAIGTNNFSGTLPPELGNLVKLQQIYMDSCGLSGEIPSTFAKLTSTQVFWVSDSPFSGKIPDFIGNWTQLTSLRFQGNSFEGPIPTSFSQLTSLKSLQISDIYHGRSSSLDFIKKMKNLTDLKLRNALITGTIPSDIGEYQSLKILDLSFNNLTGQLPSSLFSMSSLTSLFLGNNSLSGPLPSQKSNRLQTIDLSYNFLSGSFPQWVTTISQLNLVVNNFTFDKSNITTLPGLNCLQRNFPCNRDTPRYANFSINCGGPEMKGRDGILYDAEDSALGPATFNVTSIEKWAVSNVGMFSEGVNRSFLENTLKHVTGTDVTPELFQTSRLSPGSLRYYGLGLQNGPYTVTLHFAETDFDKRIQQTWESLGRRVFDIYIQGTRTKKDFDISKEASGVNVGIKRRFNVSVSENYLEIHLFWAGKGTCCIPSPGDYGPLIAAVHAASDFTPTVSGLPPTTPGKKSRTGLIVGIAVPVGVVSLLLILAILYMRRKTSEKEDNEDILGLGPRPNTFSYAELRVATEDFNPSNKLGEGGYGPVYKGTLSDGRVVAVKQLSVASHQGQSQFVSEIATISAVQHRNLVKLYGCCIEGSQRILVYEYLENKSLDQALFGTSNLHLDWPTRFNILLGTARGLAYLHEESRPRIVHRDVKASNILLDAELSPKISDFGLAKLYDDKKTHISTRVAGTIGYLAPEYALFGHLTEKADVFGFGVVVLEILSGRPNSYNNLDPEKIYLLEWVWTLHENDQTLGLVDPRLTEFDETEATRLIRAALLCTQGSPMARPSMSRVVAMLSGDIDTGTVMSKPSYLTDYNFKDVTTFSTGKFLVEDDTPSTASKDSNVRLNYQPGGSNASGADTPWIDPAPSPVNVTQSLLAGIRGEGR; this is translated from the exons ATGTACAATATGAAGATGAAGTTAATGACGAGGATACTATTACTCTGCTTCCTCAGCTGCTTCTGGTTTCAGCTGTCCTTTGCTCAAAATGCTACCACTGATCCATCTGAAG TACACACAAGGACTGAATTAACTGAGAGTGCAGTGAGGGCGTTGAACTCAATATTTGAACAATGGGACACACAACCGGTGCCGGGGCTGTGGAATATCAGTGGAGAACCCTGCAGTGGATCTGCCATCAACGGCACCGACTTTGATAGCCCCGATAACAACCCAGCCATCGTTTGCGACTGTTCTTACAACAACAATGCTACATGCCACATCACCAAACT GAGAGTGCAAACTCTGTTCAAACGAGGGGTGTTTCCAGAAGAACTTTTGGCTCTAAGATATCTCGCAGTTTT GAAAATCGATATGAATTATTTCAAAGGTCACCTACCGGCATTCATTGGCAAAATGTCTGCATTGATTGTATT GTCAATTGGCCACAATTCATTCTCTGGGCCCATCCCCAAGGAGATTGGAAACCTTAAGGAGCTAAATATGCT GGCCATCGGAACAAATAATTTTTCCGGAACACTCCCTCCAGAACTTGGTAATTTAGTCAAGCTACAGCAAAT ttACATGGACAGCTGTGGACTCAGTGGTGAAATTCCTTCAACATTTGCCAAGCTCACCAGTACGCAAGTCTT ttGGGTATCGGACAGTCCTTTCTCAGGAAAGATACCTGATTTCATAGGGAATTGGACACAACTCACTTCTTT GCGATTTCAAGGGAACTCTTTCGAAGGCCCAATACCAACCAGCTTTTCTCAACTGACCTCATTGAAGTCTCT GCAAATCAGTGATATATACCATGGGAGGAGCTCCTCTCttgatttcataaaaaaaatgaagaacttgactgattt AAAACTACGAAACGCATTAATCACTGGTACCATCCCTTCTGATATTGGAGAATATCAAAGTCTTAAGATACT GGATCTGAGTTTCAACAATTTGACAGGCCAACtcccaagttctttgttcaGCATGAGTTCTCTTACATCCTT GTTTCTTGGAAACAATAGTCTGTCCGGACCTCTTCCAAGCCAAAAGAGCAATCGACTTCAGACTAT AGACTTGTCTTACAATTTTTTATCAGGAAGCTTTCCCCAGTGGGTGACCACAATATCGCAACT GAACTTAGTGGTCAACAACTTCACATTTGACAAGTCAAACATAAC TACTCTTCCTGGATTGAATTGCCTCCAGAGAAATTTTCCATGCAATCGAGATACCCCACGAT ATGCAAACTTCTCAATCAACTGTGGTGGACCGGAAATGAAGGGACGTGATGGCATATTGTATGATGCTGAAGACTCAGCTCTTGGTCCAGCAACATTCAATGTAACCAGTATAGAGAAATGGGCTGTCAGCAATGTCGGTATGTTTTCTGAAGGAGTGAACCGATCGTTTCTGGAAAATACCCTTAAACATGTCACCGGAACAGATGTGACCCCGGAGCTCTTCCAGACTTCAAGATTGTCCCCAGGATCACTGAGATACTATGGCCTGGGTCTTCAGAATGGACCTTACACTGTAACATTGCACTTTGCAGAGACGGATTTTGATAAGCGCATTCAGCAAACTTGGGAAAGTCTAGGACGGCGTGTATTTGATATCTATATTCAG GGTACCCGCACGAAAAAGGACTTTGACATATCCAAGGAGGCAAGTGGGGTTAACGTAGGAATTAAGAGAAGATTCAATGTTAGCGTGTCAGAGAATTATCTTGAAATTCATCTATTCTGGGCTGGTAAAGGGACTTGTTGCATACCTTCACCAGGTGATTACGGCCCACTAATAGCAGCCGTCCATGCTGCTTCAG ATTTTACACCAACAGTTTCTGGGCTTCCACCAACTACTCCAGGAAAGAAGAGCAGGACTGGGTTGATAGTTGGTATTGCAGTTCCTGTTGGAGTTGTGAGCTTGCTACTAATATTGGCGATTCTATATATGAGGAGGAAAACATCAGAAAAAGAGGACAACGAAG ATATTCTTGGATTAGGCCCTCGACCAAATACTTTCAGTTATGCTGAGTTGAGAGTTGCAACTGAAGATTTTAATCCTTCAAATAAGTTAGGAGAGGGAGGATATGGCCCTGTTTATAAG GGTACACTTTCTGATGGGAGAGTAGTGGCTGTGAAGCAACTTTCAGTAGCATCTCACCAAGGGCAGAGTCAATTTGTATCTGAAATTGCTACCATATCTGCTGTGCAACATAGGAATCTAGTGAAATTGTATGGATGCTGCATCGAAGGCAGCCAGCGCATTTTGGTTTATGAGTATCTTGAAAACAAGAGCCTTGATCAGGCACTTTTTG GAACAAGTAACTTGCACCTTGACTGGCCTACTCGATTCAATATATTGTTAGGAACAGCAAGAGGACTTGCTTACCTTCATGAGGAGTCAAGGCCAAGGATTGTACATCGAGATGTCAAAGCGAGTAATATTTTGCTCGATGCAGAACTCTCCCCAAAAATATCAGATTTTGGACTGGCAAAGCTTTATGATGACAAAAAAACCCACATTAGCACCCGGGTTGCAGGGACAAT AGGCTATTTGGCACCAGAGTATGCATTGTTTGGACATTTGACAGAGAAGGCTGATGTGTTTGGTTTTGGAGTCGTTGTTTTGGAGATCCTCAGTGGGAGACCAAACTCTTACAATAACTTGGATCCAGAAAAGATTTATCTTCTTGAATGG GTATGGACTCTACATGAAAATGACCAAACTCTGGGGTTGGTGGATCCGAGATTGACAGAGTTTGATGAAACCGAAGCAACTAGATTGATAAGAGCAGCTCTCCTGTGCACGCAGGGATCACCGATGGCAAGGCCATCTATGTCACGCGTGGTTGCAATGCTCTCTGGAGACATTGACACAGGCACTGTCATGTCGAAGCCAAGCTATTTGACagattataattttaaagatgTAACAACATTTTCAACAGGTAAATTTTTGGTGGAGGATGATACCCCATCAACTGCATCCAAGGATAGTAATGTTCGCCTCAACTATCAGCCGGGAGGCAGCAATGCAAGTGGTGCTGACACTCCCTGGATTGACCCTGCGCCTTCTCCTGTAAACGTCACTCAATCACTGCTCGCTGGCATTAGAGGAGAAGGAAG